GGCGCGGCTGCTGCGGCGCATGACTTCCTCCAGAAACGGGTCGTCACGGCGCGAGGGGCGCGCCGTGGACCTATGAAGGATGTCGCGCAAGTTGCGCAAGAGTCAAGCAGAGGATTTCAGAAAGTTTCATGCGTCATAGCGACGCGCCGTCACTCCGCGTGGGCGGCGGTGGAGCCGCGGACCACCAACTCGGGCCGGAAAATGTACTCCGAGTGGGGGGCAGGGTGTCCCTTGATCTCGTCCACCAGTGCCCGAACAGCTGCCACGGCCATCGCCCGGACGGGCTGGCGCAGCGTCGTCATGGGCGGATCGGTGAACGCGATCAGCGGCGAGTCGTCGTAGCCGACCACGGAGACGTCCGAGGGCACCTGCAGGCCGCGCTGGCGCACCGCACGGATCGCGCCCAGCGCCATCAGGTCCGAGCCGCACACGAAACCGGTCACCCCGCGGTCCAGCAGCCGCGAGGCGGCCGCGTCGCCGCCCTCGACGCCGAACAGCGACAGCGAGATCATCTCGTCGATCTGGGCGTCGCTGAGGTTGAGCAGGCGCCGCATCGCGGCCCGGTAGCCCTCGATCTTGCGCTGCACGGGCAGGTAGCGGTCCGGGCCGGAGATCAGGCCGATGCGCTTGTGGCCGAGCGCGACCAGGTGCGACACGGCCAGCTCGCCGGCCGCGCGGTCGTCGCACGAGATGAACGGCGCCTCGATGCCCTCGGCATAACCGTTGACCAGCACGATCGGCAGCGGCCGGGCGATCAGCTTGCGGTAGCGCTCGGGATCGCTGGTCGCGTCGGCGTGCAGGCCGGAGACGAAGACGATGCCCGAGACCTGCCGGTCGAGCAGCATCTCGACGTACTCGTCCTCGGTCACGCCGCCCGGGGTCTGCGTACACAGCACCGGGGTGAAGCCCTGCTGGGCCAGCGTGGTCTCGATGATCTGGGCGAACGCCGGGAAGATCGGGTTGTCCAGCTCGGGGACCACCAGGCCGACCAGGCCGGCGCTGCGCTTGCGCAGCCGGGCGGGGCGTTCGTAGCCGAGCACGTCGAGGGCGGTCAGCACGGCCTGCCGGGTCTCGGCGGAGACGCCGGGCCGGTCGTTCAGCACCCGGGAGACGGTGGCTTCGCTCACCTCCGCCTGCTGGGCGATGTCAGAGAGTCGCGCGCGCATGGCGGCACTCTAGCCCAAGAGAGCCGGATGTTGATATGCCGCCACTGCAAGGTCTTCCATTGCTTGCAAAGCCTTGCTAACCTCCCGGCAACAAACTCCGTAACACGGATCACAACCCCGGCAACGGGGTGCTGTGGTGCGTCACCGATTCTGGAAGACCTTCCAAGGCGGTGCGCGCCGACCCCCTCTTCCGGGTCGCCCCCGGGCGGCCTTCTTCGAAGGAGTTCTCATGCGCATCCGTACCGCGGGTGTGATCGTCGCCGCCGCCGGCCTCATGCTCGGCGTCGCGGCCTGCGGCGGCACCAACGAGCCGGCCGCCACCCCCAGCAAGGACAAGGGCAACGGCAAGCTGGTCCTGTGGACCGACCCGACCCGCGCCCCCGTGCTCAAGCCGTTCGCCGAGGCGTTCGGCAAGGAGAACGGGGTGACCGTCGAGGTCAAGGAGATCAGCGAGAACCAGCAGCAGACCTTCATCACCGCCTCCCAGCAGGGCA
The Catellatospora sp. IY07-71 DNA segment above includes these coding regions:
- a CDS encoding LacI family DNA-binding transcriptional regulator translates to MRARLSDIAQQAEVSEATVSRVLNDRPGVSAETRQAVLTALDVLGYERPARLRKRSAGLVGLVVPELDNPIFPAFAQIIETTLAQQGFTPVLCTQTPGGVTEDEYVEMLLDRQVSGIVFVSGLHADATSDPERYRKLIARPLPIVLVNGYAEGIEAPFISCDDRAAGELAVSHLVALGHKRIGLISGPDRYLPVQRKIEGYRAAMRRLLNLSDAQIDEMISLSLFGVEGGDAAASRLLDRGVTGFVCGSDLMALGAIRAVRQRGLQVPSDVSVVGYDDSPLIAFTDPPMTTLRQPVRAMAVAAVRALVDEIKGHPAPHSEYIFRPELVVRGSTAAHAE